In Mongoliitalea daihaiensis, one DNA window encodes the following:
- a CDS encoding metal-dependent hydrolase, with the protein MIELTFLGHSSFLVGIQDKKILFDPFISPNAKASHINVDTLRADYVLLSHGHEDHVADAEKITKASNATLVSNYEIAIWFAQKGVEKYHPMNHGGSKTFDFGTVKYVHAVHSSTLPDGASGGNPGGFVIKHETGAFYYAGDTALTYDMKLIGESFNLDFAILPIGDNFTMGIEDAIIAADFVGVKKIVGMHFDTFPYIEIDLEKAKKLAAKAGKELILLNIGETIKL; encoded by the coding sequence ATGATTGAATTAACCTTTTTAGGACATTCTTCCTTTCTGGTAGGAATTCAGGATAAAAAAATTCTCTTCGACCCATTTATCAGCCCCAATGCCAAAGCCTCACACATCAATGTGGATACACTCCGCGCCGATTACGTATTGCTAAGCCATGGACATGAAGACCATGTGGCAGATGCTGAAAAAATCACCAAAGCAAGCAATGCTACCCTCGTATCCAATTATGAGATAGCTATTTGGTTTGCACAAAAAGGAGTTGAGAAATACCATCCCATGAATCATGGAGGCAGCAAAACCTTTGACTTTGGTACAGTGAAATATGTCCATGCTGTGCATAGCAGTACTTTGCCTGATGGGGCTTCTGGAGGAAATCCTGGTGGTTTCGTAATCAAACATGAAACAGGTGCCTTCTACTATGCTGGAGACACTGCGTTGACCTATGATATGAAATTAATTGGAGAGTCATTCAACTTAGACTTTGCCATACTCCCAATCGGGGACAATTTCACTATGGGGATAGAGGATGCCATCATCGCAGCTGATTTCGTAGGCGTCAAAAAGATCGTGGGAATGCATTTCGACACCTTTCCTTACATCGAAATTGACCTAGAAAAAGCAAAAAAATTAGCAGCAAAAGCAGGTAAAGAGTTGATTTTGCTTAATATTGGAGAAACTATCAAGCTTTAA
- a CDS encoding ParA family protein, with amino-acid sequence MGKVIAIANQKGGVGKTTTAMNLAASLAVLEFKTLVIDADPQANTTSGLGHDPKSIENSIYECMVDGVDIHTIILQTEIEHLDLVPSHIDLVGAEIEMINLENREEKMKSVIATVRDLYDFIIIDCSPSLGLITINALTAANSVIIPVQCEYFALEGLGKLLNTIKIIQTRLNPDLEIEGILLTMYDVRLRLSNQVVDEVRLHFKNLVFETIIPRNVRLSESPSFGLPVIAFDAEGKGAVAYLNLAQEIATKNGMEKVN; translated from the coding sequence ATGGGAAAAGTAATTGCAATTGCAAACCAAAAAGGTGGCGTAGGAAAAACCACTACGGCTATGAATTTGGCAGCGAGTTTGGCTGTTTTGGAATTTAAAACATTGGTCATAGATGCAGATCCTCAGGCCAATACTACATCAGGCTTGGGGCACGATCCAAAAAGCATTGAAAACAGTATTTATGAGTGCATGGTGGATGGTGTAGACATACATACCATCATTCTTCAGACTGAAATTGAACATTTGGACTTGGTTCCTTCCCATATTGATTTGGTGGGTGCTGAAATCGAAATGATCAATCTTGAAAACAGAGAAGAAAAAATGAAATCTGTCATAGCGACCGTCAGGGATCTATACGATTTTATCATCATAGACTGTAGCCCTTCTTTAGGTTTGATTACCATCAATGCCCTGACTGCTGCTAACTCTGTTATTATTCCAGTGCAGTGTGAGTACTTTGCATTGGAAGGTTTGGGTAAATTATTAAATACCATCAAGATCATCCAAACCAGACTCAATCCTGACTTGGAAATTGAGGGTATTCTCTTGACTATGTACGATGTAAGGCTCCGCCTTTCCAATCAGGTAGTCGATGAGGTAAGACTTCATTTTAAAAATTTAGTATTTGAAACCATCATTCCTAGAAATGTGCGACTCAGTGAGTCTCCTAGTTTCGGTTTGCCAGTGATCGCTTTTGATGCGGAAGGAAAGGGAGCTGTTGCTTACCTTAACCTAGCACAAGAGATTGCTACAAAAAACGGAATGGAAAAAGTAAATTGA
- a CDS encoding ParB/RepB/Spo0J family partition protein — MADRKPLPKKNALGRGLGALLEDSPQKAKSQELMPATPASGIYEVSLDEISVNPYQPRTHFDKEALQELAESIKVQGIIQPITVRKLGDGEFQLISGERRFQASKIAGLQKVPAYVRTANDQQMLEMALIENIQRENLNALEIAHSYQRLLTECELKQEELGDRVGKNRTTVNNYLRLLKLPPDIQAGLRDSQISMGHARALINVEDVEKQLAIYKKTLAEELSVRAVEALVKSLNETKSDTNVEKPALDPVRKYEINKIQQRLASHFGSKVQLKANEKNKGEIKIPFTSTSDLNRILEILEII, encoded by the coding sequence ATGGCTGACAGAAAACCATTACCAAAGAAAAATGCACTTGGCCGGGGACTTGGGGCTTTGTTAGAAGATTCTCCTCAGAAAGCAAAAAGTCAGGAATTGATGCCTGCGACTCCTGCCTCGGGAATCTACGAAGTCTCCTTAGATGAAATATCCGTCAATCCTTATCAGCCGAGAACTCATTTTGATAAAGAAGCCCTGCAAGAATTAGCAGAGTCAATTAAGGTACAGGGAATCATTCAGCCAATCACGGTACGTAAACTTGGAGATGGAGAGTTCCAATTGATTTCAGGTGAGCGTAGATTTCAAGCTTCCAAAATTGCCGGTCTTCAAAAAGTACCTGCCTATGTTCGAACTGCCAATGATCAGCAAATGCTGGAAATGGCACTCATTGAAAACATCCAACGAGAAAACCTCAACGCACTGGAAATTGCCCATTCCTACCAGCGTTTGTTAACAGAATGTGAATTAAAGCAGGAGGAATTAGGTGATCGCGTCGGCAAAAACCGAACTACGGTCAATAATTACCTGCGCCTACTGAAATTACCTCCAGATATTCAGGCAGGGCTACGCGATTCCCAAATTTCCATGGGGCATGCACGTGCCCTGATCAATGTGGAAGATGTAGAAAAGCAATTAGCCATTTACAAGAAAACATTAGCAGAAGAATTAAGTGTACGTGCAGTAGAGGCATTGGTCAAATCTCTGAATGAAACAAAGTCAGATACCAATGTAGAAAAGCCAGCATTAGATCCAGTTAGAAAATACGAAATTAATAAAATCCAACAGCGTTTGGCTTCTCATTTTGGGAGTAAAGTGCAACTCAAAGCTAACGAAAAGAATAAAGGAGAGATTAAAATTCCCTTTACTTCCACATCGGATTTAAACCGTATTTTGGAAATATTAGAAATTATCTGA